In Vigna unguiculata cultivar IT97K-499-35 chromosome 3, ASM411807v1, whole genome shotgun sequence, a single genomic region encodes these proteins:
- the LOC114178786 gene encoding endochitinase B-like: MLTFTLKEFLHGVNSNYNYGLAGRELGLDLTNDPDLVGRDSVVAFKTAIWFWMRAQGNKPSCHDVIIGAWKPCTFDEKPWRLPGYGVITNIITGRLECGRGPDPRVESRIEFYKRYCLGVSPGDDLDCSNQAPSYFNCTVIF; encoded by the coding sequence ATGTTAACTTTTACTCTAAAAGAATTTTTGCATGGTGTGAACAGCAACTACAATTATGGGCTAGCTGGTAGAGAACTTGGATTGGATTTGACGAATGATCCGGATCTAGTGGGAAGAGACAGTGTTGTGGCGTTTAAAACAGCCATATGGTTTTGGATGAGGGCACAAGGAAACAAGCCATCGTGCCATGATGTCATTATCGGAGCATGGAAGCCATGTACTTTTGACGAGAAACCGTGGCGGCTTCCCGGGTATGGTGTCATCACCAACATAATCACCGGCAGACTGGAATGTGGGCGTGGCCCGGATCCTCGGGTCGAAAGTCGGATCGAATTCTACAAGAGGTACTGTCTCGGTGTGAGTCCAGGAGACGATTTGGACTGCAGCAATCAAGCCCcatcttattttaattgtac